In the Candidatus Chlamydia sanziniae genome, ATGGCATTAAAGATGTATTGCAATGTGATTATGGTGTTTTGGTACTTATTGCAAATCTTCTCCTCGTCAGGAAATCGCAAATAATTTTCTTAAAAAGAAGTCTAAGTGAAATTCTTGAAGATCTTGCAGAGATTCCCCACAACCAATAAACTTCGTGGGGATCTGCAGTTCTTTTGCTATTCGGAAAAGCGTTCCTCCTTTTGCCGAGCCATCCACCTTAGTGAGAATGATCCCAGAAAGTCGCGTCGTCTCATGAAATACGCGGACCTGTTCGATAACATTGCTTCCTAAAGTTGTGTCTACAGTCATTAGTATCTCGTGCGGAGCACTTACGAGTGCTTTGTCACAAGCTGAAACTATTTTAGTAAGTTCTTTCATCAAATTTCCATGGACATGAAGACGTCCTGAAGTATCAATAAGTACTCTGGAATACCCTCGTGATAAAGCTGCCTGAATGCCATCAAATGCTATTGCCGCAGCATCTCCACCAGTTTTCCCAGAGACAAAACCACAACCCAGCTTTTCTGCCCAAACACGAATTTGGTCTATTCCTGCAGCACGAAATGTATCCGCAGC is a window encoding:
- the ftsY gene encoding signal recognition particle-docking protein FtsY; this translates as MFKYFSNKLQSLFKKNVSLDLLEYAESLFYEADFGTELTKELCARLHQVKKPDELTVKKLISTLLQQTIESLPPVQTLQFFPSQPCVSLILGTNGSGKTTTVAKLSHYYQQRSQRVLIVAADTFRAAGIDQIRVWAEKLGCGFVSGKTGGDAAAIAFDGIQAALSRGYSRVLIDTSGRLHVHGNLMKELTKIVSACDKALVSAPHEILMTVDTTLGSNVIEQVRVFHETTRLSGIILTKVDGSAKGGTLFRIAKELQIPTKFIGCGESLQDLQEFHLDFFLRKLFAIS